The nucleotide window GTTGATAACTTTAAGTCAGTGTATGGGGCAGAATTCGATAGTGGTTTAGGTAACGTACAGCAACGGATTTCAGCGGAACAAAAGGTGGTCAATGAGTACAGTACTGATCATGGCGTTCAAGATGAATTTTCTAGTAAAATTCAACGGACGTTTGCTGATTTACTGGATAATGCACGTGATGCGACCACGTTGAATGGGCTTTATGTGATTCCGCAGCAGGCAACTGCTCGGCGGGTCCGCTTAACTCGCGAAATTGACAGCTTATTGGCACAACGGCTCGCCGAAGTAGAACGTCAACGTAAAATTAAAGAGCAGAATGTAACTGCTACGACGAACGAGAACGGTCCGGTTAATGATAAGAATGATGACGCCGTTGAACCGACACAGATATCGGATGAGGATAGTGAACTGGTTCAGAAACCTCGAGATATCAGTGCTAAAACGTTGCCGGTTGACCAGACGTGGCAGTTGCAGAGTCCAGAGGATGTTAAAATTCAGATCAATCAGTTACAACAGGCACTGTTACAGCAATTGGAAGAACATGGGAAAATCAACTTTGAACTGTAAAGTAAATGAAAGTCATTGAGAGTGAAGGAAGAGTTTATGGATAAAACAGCGATTAAAAAATTTGCGATTGAAGCGCGTCGTTCACTCATCGAAAGTATTCAATTAAAGGCTGCAACGTTAGGAATAACTAAAGACGGTGTGGGCGATAAATTACCAATCTCAACATCAGAAATCGAGTATTACGTAGATGATCAGAGTGCAATCACTGGTAAAGATATCAGTAAGCGACAAAAGTTGGTTGCTGAATTAGAACAACGGGCGCAAAAGAATGACTTTGCAACAGCTTTTAAGGACCTCGTAGAGGAGGTTGCTTATACTTGGTTTAATCGGATTATTGCGATTCGATTTATGGAAGTAAATGATTACTTACCAAGTCGGACACGAGTTCTTTCGAGTACTGAGAATCGAAATGAGCCGGACATTATGTTAGCAGCACGTGATATCGAAGATGATTTAGGTGGCTTTTCGTCAGCTGAACGGTCGGTAATTGATAAAGCGCAAGACACTGAGTTGCCAAGTGACATGGATGCAGAGTATCAAATGCTATTTATTAAGCAGGCTAATGCGTTAAACAAGAACCTGCCATATTTATTTGAGAAAACCAATGATTATGCGGAGTTATTGTTCACTCCAAGCTATCATGATGGTGTTATTCAGCATTTAATTACTGATGTTAGTGAAGATGAGTTTAACGTGGCCGTTGGTGGTCAAGTGGAGATTATTGGGTGGCTGTATCAGTACTACAATACGGAACCCCACGACCAAGCTGTCAATATTACGGGTGGTCCGGTAAAAAAGAATGATATTCCAGCCGCAACACAATTATTTACGACCGACTGGGTTGTTAAATATATGGTTGATAACTCACTTGGAAAATACTGGTTAGAACGACATTCGGACAGCCATTTGGCTGATAAGCTGGATTTCCTACTGCCAGGTGAATTATCAATTACAGCTGACTCAGAGAATATTGAAGAACTCAAAATTATTGATAATGCAATGGGATCTGGTCACATTTTAGTCTATGCATTCGACGTTCTGATGACGATCTACCAGGAACAAGGGTATTCATCACGTGATGCTGCGGTATCAATTATTCAGAACAATTTATTTGGGTTGGAGATAGATAAACGGGCCTATCAACTGGCATACTTTGCGTTAATGATGAAGGCTCGCCAGTTTAATCGACGTGCCTTGCGTCCAGATAATCTGGTACCAAATCTCTATGTTTTTGAAGATACTGATGATATCTCGGAAGAACTTTATTCTCAGGTTTCAGATAATTTAACGGATAGATTGCAGGACGTGACTAATACGTTTAGTAATGCGCGTGAGCTAGGATCAATTATTCATCTTGAATCAGAGAAAAATAACTATTCAGAACTCGCCGAAGCTGTTCAGCAAATCGAGGTAGATGATTTGGATATCTTTGGTGTTCAGAATTCCAAAGCCAAACTTTTGCGCACATTAAAAATCGCACAAATTTTAACGTCTCAATACGATATCGTGGTAACCAACCCACCATATATGAATAAAATGGAACCAGCCCTAAAGAAATACGTCAAAAAGTTCTATTCAAACTATGCTGGCGACCTGTTTTCAATCTTTATTTTTAATAACAGTAATTTAGTGAAGCCAGGTGGATATTCAGCGTTTATGACACCCTTTGTTTGGATGTTTATTAAAACATATGAAAAGCTGCGTAAATTCTTGATTGAAAATAAGAAAATTGACAGCTTAATTCAGATGGAATACTCGGCCTTTGAAGAAGCTACGGTGCCAATTAACACATTTGTTTTAAAAAATACCAAGGATGAAAGTTTAGGTTCTTACTTGAAGCTTTCTGCCTTTAAAGGTGGTATGGGCGTTCAAAAAGATAAAGTCTTAGAAGCCATTGAAGATCCCCAGGTTGACTATCTTTATCGAACTAACCAAGCGAACTTTGCTAAGATTCCGGGTAATAAAATTTCATATTGGGTATCCTCTAAAATTTTAGAGGATTTTCAATTTCTCCCCATAAAAGAATATGGAGTAGTTAAATCTGGAATCATGGCTAACTCAAAGTTTTTAAGAGAATGGTTTGAAGTACCCATGTCTGAGATCCAATTACATGGGACGGATGCATCTGATCTGCAAGGATTCAAATGGTTTCCTATTAACAGTGGTGGTACTTTCAAAAGGTGGTTTGGTAATAATTCTCCAGTAATTGATTTGGAAGATGCGGGTCATGATATCAAAGAGTCAGGAACCAATTATCGGCTTAGAAATTCT belongs to Levilactobacillus yonginensis and includes:
- the pglX gene encoding BREX-1 system adenine-specific DNA-methyltransferase PglX, with translation MDKTAIKKFAIEARRSLIESIQLKAATLGITKDGVGDKLPISTSEIEYYVDDQSAITGKDISKRQKLVAELEQRAQKNDFATAFKDLVEEVAYTWFNRIIAIRFMEVNDYLPSRTRVLSSTENRNEPDIMLAARDIEDDLGGFSSAERSVIDKAQDTELPSDMDAEYQMLFIKQANALNKNLPYLFEKTNDYAELLFTPSYHDGVIQHLITDVSEDEFNVAVGGQVEIIGWLYQYYNTEPHDQAVNITGGPVKKNDIPAATQLFTTDWVVKYMVDNSLGKYWLERHSDSHLADKLDFLLPGELSITADSENIEELKIIDNAMGSGHILVYAFDVLMTIYQEQGYSSRDAAVSIIQNNLFGLEIDKRAYQLAYFALMMKARQFNRRALRPDNLVPNLYVFEDTDDISEELYSQVSDNLTDRLQDVTNTFSNARELGSIIHLESEKNNYSELAEAVQQIEVDDLDIFGVQNSKAKLLRTLKIAQILTSQYDIVVTNPPYMNKMEPALKKYVKKFYSNYAGDLFSIFIFNNSNLVKPGGYSAFMTPFVWMFIKTYEKLRKFLIENKKIDSLIQMEYSAFEEATVPINTFVLKNTKDESLGSYLKLSAFKGGMGVQKDKVLEAIEDPQVDYLYRTNQANFAKIPGNKISYWVSSKILEDFQFLPIKEYGVVKSGIMANSKFLREWFEVPMSEIQLHGTDASDLQGFKWFPINSGGTFKRWFGNNSPVIDLEDAGHDIKESGTNYRLRNSDYYFKQGLTWGRITSSNTSFRLSRQGNLFGDAGPMMFIDNSIYYILGLLNSKIMPAISNILNPTLNFQVADMNDVPVVNNKNEAVENTVKINIDLTKYDEVSFETSWDFTRHPLLTHIADDKRTEVDGELQNAFKIWQGEAKERFDQLKANEEELNRIFIDLYGLNDELTPEVADKDVSVRLADEVRDIKSFLSYFVGVVFGRYSLDVEGLAYAGGDWKQSNYQTFVPNEDNLLLLNDDDYFGDSRDIINRLRAFLGTTFGTENVQDNLDYIASVVGKKADSSEASIRRYFVDDFFKDHSKIYQKRPIYWEFNSGKQNGFKALMYLHRYDKNELAMIRTNYLHPLQGKYEQRISQLSQLLADENVVSQKKKYEKKLKHLNQQLTEIKKYDPIIQHIANQQISLDLDDGVLVNYSKLQDGNTILSKLK